In Brassica rapa cultivar Chiifu-401-42 chromosome A06, CAAS_Brap_v3.01, whole genome shotgun sequence, a single window of DNA contains:
- the LOC103874311 gene encoding probable 6-phosphogluconolactonase 5 yields MAETTQRKREVFATKNELSVALAKYTAHLSAKFCKEKGIFTVVLSGCGLIDWLGKLLESPYKESVEWSKWHVFWVDERVCSHEDQNSNYKLAMDGFISKVGIPKENIYAIDKQCAADGDAERCATLYEECLRNLVKEKILPLCPNGQFPQFDLQLQGMGPDGHMASLFPERPQINVTDKWVTHITDSPKPPPRRITLTLPVINSSLYNLVAVCDDNTEQCARSIADIFKHNNLALPAAHLTAQVEQMWYLDKAAASLL; encoded by the exons ATGGCAGAAACTACGCAGAGGAAGAGGGAGGTGTTTGCGACCAAGAATGAATTGTCGGTAGCATTGGCTAAGTACACTGCTCATCTCTCGGCCAAGTTCTGCAAGGAGAAAGGAATTTTCACCGTTGTTCTCTCCGGCTGTGGCCTCATCGATTGGCTCGG CAAGTTGTTGGAATCACCATACAAAGAATCAGTCGAATGGTCAAAGTGGCACGTCTTTTGGGTGGACGAGAGGGTCTGTTCACATGAAGATCAAAACAGCAACTACAAACTCGCCATGGATGGTTTTATCTCCAAG GTTGGGATTCCGAAGGAGAACATCTACGCAATCGACAAACAATGTGCCGCTGATGGTGACGCGGAGCGTTGTGCGACGCTCTACGAGGAGTGCTTGAGGAACCTGGTGAAGGAAAAGATACTCCCACTATGTCCAAATGGCCAATTTCCTCAGTTCGATCTCCAGCTCCAAGGGATGGGTCCTGATGGCCACATGGCGTCTCTCTTCCCGGAACGTCCTCAGATCAATGTGACGGACAAATGGGTCACTCACATTACCGACTCCCCAAAACCGCCACCAAGGAGAATCACATTGACTTTACCGGTCATCAACTCGTCTTTGTACAATCTTGTGGCCGTTTGCGACGACAACACAGAGCAATGTGCACGCTCCATCGCTGATATCTTTAAGCACAACAATCTCGCCTTACCTGCTGCTCATCTTACTGCCCAAGTCGAACAAATGTGGTACCTTGACAAAGCAGCTGCTTCATTGCTTTAG
- the LOC103874310 gene encoding probable 6-phosphogluconolactonase 4: MASYSANTKREKKVFDTEDDVAKAMAEYTFNLSKKFCKKRGYFTIVLSGGDLVLWLKKLLVPEYADTEWSKWHVFWVDERVVPLDDKDSNYKQTLDSFLSEVPIPTSNIYAIDQNCAALGDAKGAAILYEECIKRLVNQNIIRTYKSSGFPQFDLQLLGMGPDGHMASLFPGHYQIKEKASLVTYITNSPKLPPKRITFTLPVINCASYNLMAVCGEAQADAVAKVFNDDFNLPSARLSADTQAIWYLDKAAASELPKCL; encoded by the exons ATGGCATCTTATTCAGCGAACACGAAGAGGGAGAAGAAGGTGTTTGACACTGAGGATGACGTAGCTAAGGCTATGGCCGAGTACACGTTCAATCTCTCCAAAAAGTTCTGCAAGAAAAGAGGCTATTTCACCATCGTTCTATCTGGTGGTGACCTCGTCCTTTGGCTCAA AAAGTTGTTGGTTCCCGAATACGCTGACACTGAATGGTCAAAGTGGCACGTCTTCTGGGTCGACGAGAGGGTTGTTCCATTGGACGATAAGGACAGTAATTACAAACAGACCTTGGACAGTTTTCTCTCCGAG GTTCCTATTCCAACTTCGAACATTTACGCAATAGACCAAAACTGTGCAGCCCTTGGTGATGCCAAGGGCGCTGCAATACTTTACGAGGAGTGCATCAAAAGATTGGTGAACCAAAACATCATCCGCACATACAAATCCTCAGGATTTCCTCAGTTCGATCTCCAGCTCCTAGGGATGGGTCCAGACGGCCACATGGCGTCCTTGTTCCCAGGACATTATCAGATCAAGGAGAAGGCTAGTTTGGTGACTTATATCACCAACTCCCCAAAACTACCACCAAAGAGAATCACCTTCACTTTACCAGTCATCAACTGTGCTTCCTACAACCTCATGGCCGTTTGTGGTGAGGCTCAAGCCGATGCGGTTGCAAAGGTCTTTAATGATGATTTCAACTTGCCTTCAGCTAGGCTCTCAGCTGATACACAAGCCATTTGGTATCTCGACAAAGCGGCTGCGTCCGAGCTCCCAAAATGCCTTTGA